The following proteins are encoded in a genomic region of Tenebrio molitor chromosome 7, icTenMoli1.1, whole genome shotgun sequence:
- the LOC138134948 gene encoding uncharacterized protein — MALKIPFTQILDEVRDSIHGSELERIHLLTKKDLYNIEKSFNLQSTTVRHQNDAISVEAWVNEMENSGCVLFYKAQETTSEKHPELKYDDFVLVIMNSGQEEMLKQFSSDYVCIDGTHGLNQYDFELHTLLVLDDIREGFPCAFLISNRADEQVMCIFFNYIKERIGMRITCKVFMSDMAETYYNAWKQIMMHAEFRLFCTWHVDRAWRKNLSKINSKDKQVMVYKYLRTMLQERDVLALSPMLEHFLESTLSDPETSEFSAYFKDNYLNNVESWAYCHRLKSGLNTNMHIERMHRTIKYIYFNGRKVKRLDKAITQILKFVRDKLFDRLITINKGKLCSKLKELRLRHKTSEKLDINQITKNGVYWEIPSSSSSSSYEVYTIEENDINNHLDCKLICRECDACIHKYSCTCIDSCIKWNMCKHIHLLGRHLKEKDQLQPSATITTGNFKFNDIFKFVDDENNLFVHNGPSTSDETTGILFSLNQAGPVTKTKESLMREKEDLRVSLNNIIDSITSMEEVEVLKKMIAPIAPTLTAVRQKNSQMKIKARKILIPHNKKIEPQRRLFSTKKKKRCTSRLRKPNAEETEKIAISAILNSRRTISEKQIK, encoded by the exons ATGGCTCTGAAAATTCCCTTTACTCAAATTCTAGACGAGGTGCGTGATTCTATTCACGGTTCAGAACTAGAAAGAATTCATCTTCTCACTAAAAAAGACCTATATAATATAGAAAAATCTTTTAATCTACAATCGACAACTGTTAGACATCAAAATGATGCGATTAGTGTAGAAGCGTGGGTAAATGAGATGGAAAATTCTGgctgtgttttgttttataaagCACAAGAAACAACATCAGAAAAGCATCCAGAATTAAAATATGATGATTTTGTTTTAGTTATAATGAATTCTGGTCAAGAAGAAATGctaaaacaattttcttcAGATTACGTGTGCATTGATGGAACGCACGGGTTAAATCAATATGATTTTGAACTGCACACTTTGCTTGTGCTTGATGATATAAGGGAAGGATTCCCATGTGCGTTCCTCATTTCTAATAGAGCTGATGAACAAGTCatgtgtatattttttaattatattaagGAACGAATTGGAATGAGGATCACATGCAAAGTTTTCATGTCTGATATGGCAGAAACGTATTACAATGCTTGGAAACAAATTATGATGCATGCAGAATTTAG attgtTTTGCACGTGGCATGTAGATCGGGCATGGCGCAAGAATTTATCGAAGATTAATTCCAAAGACAAACAG GTGATGGTTTACAAATACTTGAGGACCATGCTGCAGGAAAGAGATGTTTTGGCACTATCTCCTATGTTGGAACATTTTCTGGAAAGTACACTAAGCGATCCAGAAACATCAGAGTTTTCTGCATATTTTAAGGACAACTATCTTAATAATGTAGAATCATGGGCGTATTGCCATCGTCTGAAAAGTGGTCTAAATACTAATATGCACATCGAACGAATGCATAGAactataaaatatatttatttcaatggcCGAAAAGTAAAAAGATTAGACAAAGCAATCACTCaaattcttaaatttgtgCGAGATAAATTATTCGATCGTTTAATAACCATTAATAAAGGGAAATTGTGCAGCAAACTAAAGGAACTACGTCTACGTCATAAAACTAGTGAAAAACTAGATATTAACCAGATAACAAAAAATGGAGTTTACTGGGAAATTCCATCCTCATCCTCATCCTCGTCCTACGAGGTTTATACTATTGAAGAAAATGACATTAACAATCATTTGGACTGTAAGTTAATTTGTAGAGAATGTGATGCATGTATACATAAATATTCTTGCACATGCATCGATTCATGCATCAAATGGAATATGTGCAAACATATACATTTGTTAGGAAGGCATCTCAAAGAAAAGGATCAGTTACAACCAAGTGCTACAATTACAACAGgtaattttaag tttaacgacatatttaaatttgtagatgatgaaaataatttatttgtgcaTAACGGACCCTCAACTTCCGACGAGACAACTGGAATATTATTCAGTCTCAATCAGGCAGGGCCAGTCACCAAAACCAAAGAGTCGCTTATGCGGGAGAAAGAAGACTTAAGGGTATCATTGAATAATATTATTGATTCAATAACATCTATGGAAGAAGTGGAAGTACTGAAAAAAATGATTGCACCAATAGCCCCAACTCTTACGGCTGTACGACAAAAAAATAgccaaatgaaaattaaagctCGTAAAATTCTGATTCCGCATAATAAAAAGATTGAACCACAAAGACGATTGTTTTCCACTAAAAAGAAGAAACGTTGCACTTCTAGATTAAGGAAACCAAATGCCGAGGAAACAGAAAAGATTGCGATCAGTGCAATCCTCAATAGTCGAAGGACAATTAgtgaaaaacaaatcaaataa